One genomic window of Salvelinus alpinus chromosome 9, SLU_Salpinus.1, whole genome shotgun sequence includes the following:
- the LOC139584637 gene encoding calumenin-B-like isoform X1, whose product MTLTVKIERLSMALRPLVMCFALCVVYASSKPTIEKKDRVIHDDLLSNRNHDDADNFDYDHEAFLGQDEAKTFDQLTPEESKERLGMLVERIDEDRNGYVSVEEMKKWIKHSQKRWIYDDVDRQWKGHDLNGDGLVSWEEYTNATYGYILDDPDPEDGFSYRQMMSRDERRFKMADLDADLNANKEEFTAFLHPEEYDHMKDIVVLETMEDIDKNGDGFIDLEEYIGDMYNQEGDPSEPEWVKTEREQFTEFRDKNKDGRMDKEETRDWILPSDYDHAEAEAKHLVYESDNDKDGRLTKAEIVEKYDLFVGSQATDFGEALARHDEF is encoded by the exons ATGACGTTGACGGTCAAAATCGAAAGACTG agtatgGCGCTGCGGCCGTTGGTCATGTGCTTTGCGCTGTGCGTGGTGTATGCCTCCAGTAAACCCACCATCGAGAAGAAGGACCGTGTCATTCATGACGACCTGCTTAGCAACCGCAACCATGACGACGCAGATAACTTTGATTATGACCATGAAGCGTTTCTTGGACAGGATGAGGCCAAGACCTTCGATCAGCTCACACCTGAAGAGAGCAAGGAGAGATTGGg tatgTTGGTAGAGCGTATAGATGAGGACAGGAATGGTTATGTGTCAGTAGAGGAGATGAAGAAGTGGATCAAACACAGTCAGAAGAGGTGGATCTATGATGATGTGGACCGCCAGTGGAAAGGTCATGACCTTAACGGAGATGGACTGGTGTCCTGGGAGGAGTACACGAATGCTACATACGGATACATACTGG ATGATCCAGACCCAGAAGATGGCTTCAGCTACAGACAGATGATGTCACGTGATGAGAGGAGATTCAAAATGGCTGACCTGGACGCTGACCTGAATGCCAATAAAGAGGAGTTTACAGCCTTCCTCCATCCTGAGGAGTATGACCATATGAAGGATATAGTTGTACTG GAGACCATGGAGGACATTGATAAAAACGGAGACGGCTTCATAGATCTGGAGGAGTACATAG GTGACATGTATAACCAGGAGGGTGATCCTTCAGAGCCAGAGTGGGTGAAGACAGAACGAGAACAGTTTACTGAGTTCAGAGATAAAAACAAAGATGGCCGCATGGACAAGGAGGAGACCAGAGACTGGATCCTCCCTTCAGACTACGACCATGCAGAGGCAGAAGCCAAACACCTGGTCTACGAGTCAGATAATGACaag gaCGGCCGTCTGACCAAGGCAGAGATCGTAGAGAAGTATGACCTCTTCGTTGGCAGCCAGGCTACTGACTTTGGAGAAGCCTTGGCAAGACATGATGAATTCTAA
- the LOC139584637 gene encoding calumenin-B-like isoform X2 has product MALRPLVMCFALCVVYASSKPTIEKKDRVIHDDLLSNRNHDDADNFDYDHEAFLGQDEAKTFDQLTPEESKERLGMLVERIDEDRNGYVSVEEMKKWIKHSQKRWIYDDVDRQWKGHDLNGDGLVSWEEYTNATYGYILDDPDPEDGFSYRQMMSRDERRFKMADLDADLNANKEEFTAFLHPEEYDHMKDIVVLETMEDIDKNGDGFIDLEEYIGDMYNQEGDPSEPEWVKTEREQFTEFRDKNKDGRMDKEETRDWILPSDYDHAEAEAKHLVYESDNDKDGRLTKAEIVEKYDLFVGSQATDFGEALARHDEF; this is encoded by the exons atgGCGCTGCGGCCGTTGGTCATGTGCTTTGCGCTGTGCGTGGTGTATGCCTCCAGTAAACCCACCATCGAGAAGAAGGACCGTGTCATTCATGACGACCTGCTTAGCAACCGCAACCATGACGACGCAGATAACTTTGATTATGACCATGAAGCGTTTCTTGGACAGGATGAGGCCAAGACCTTCGATCAGCTCACACCTGAAGAGAGCAAGGAGAGATTGGg tatgTTGGTAGAGCGTATAGATGAGGACAGGAATGGTTATGTGTCAGTAGAGGAGATGAAGAAGTGGATCAAACACAGTCAGAAGAGGTGGATCTATGATGATGTGGACCGCCAGTGGAAAGGTCATGACCTTAACGGAGATGGACTGGTGTCCTGGGAGGAGTACACGAATGCTACATACGGATACATACTGG ATGATCCAGACCCAGAAGATGGCTTCAGCTACAGACAGATGATGTCACGTGATGAGAGGAGATTCAAAATGGCTGACCTGGACGCTGACCTGAATGCCAATAAAGAGGAGTTTACAGCCTTCCTCCATCCTGAGGAGTATGACCATATGAAGGATATAGTTGTACTG GAGACCATGGAGGACATTGATAAAAACGGAGACGGCTTCATAGATCTGGAGGAGTACATAG GTGACATGTATAACCAGGAGGGTGATCCTTCAGAGCCAGAGTGGGTGAAGACAGAACGAGAACAGTTTACTGAGTTCAGAGATAAAAACAAAGATGGCCGCATGGACAAGGAGGAGACCAGAGACTGGATCCTCCCTTCAGACTACGACCATGCAGAGGCAGAAGCCAAACACCTGGTCTACGAGTCAGATAATGACaag gaCGGCCGTCTGACCAAGGCAGAGATCGTAGAGAAGTATGACCTCTTCGTTGGCAGCCAGGCTACTGACTTTGGAGAAGCCTTGGCAAGACATGATGAATTCTAA
- the gtf3c6 gene encoding general transcription factor 3C polypeptide 6 — translation MEDEWEEEEQLVVVELSGIINSDFLTKCHGTCKILDIDSEQPMMQVGRYVFAGEYDDALGTCVLFEEGQSSGADPEASPELSYKCHTVKRLMMQRTFLAEKKEGDNSSGDFQFQPLSDGMSPARLDSLSHFIQNPKRTSKPAGEGGAHTMGQKTG, via the exons ATGGAAGACGaatgggaggaggag gAGCAGTTAGTTGTGGTTGAGCTCTCTGGTATAATTAACTCAGATTTTTTGACCAAGTGTCATGGAACCTGCAAGATACTG GACATTGACAGTGAGCAGCCAATGATGCAGGTGGGAAGATACGTGTTTGCGGGAGAGTATGACG ATGCCTTGGGCACCTGTGTGCTCTTCGAGGAGGGACAGTCGAGTG ggGCAGACCCTGAAGCCAGTCCAGAGCTGAGCTATAAGTGCCACACCGTTAAGAGACTGATGATGCAGAGAACCTTCCTTGCTGAGAAAAAGGAAGGAGACAACAGctcag GAGACTTTCAGTTTCAGCCACTGAGTGACGGAATGTCCCCAGCCAGACTCGACTCACTCTCTCACTTCATCCAGAACCCAAAGAGGACCTCCAAGCCAGCAGGGGAAGGGGGAGCACACACGATGGGGCAGAAGACCGGGTAG